The following coding sequences are from one Leptolyngbya sp. NIES-3755 window:
- a CDS encoding hypothetical protein (hypothetical protein Npun_F1909;~similar to AA sequence:cyanobase_aa:LBDG_34690): protein MTDIPTLSDLEFLPFINPEGQLPEQFQGKVGIYAIFDQTQTLRYIGFSRDVFLSLRQHLVRCVSDCYWVKVQIVDRPSRTILETIRSAWLTENGSSLDDESKWTQPIQVKPLMTDEERSAYEKAPDELTQIKTLKNVARRVEAEIMAQLKARNVQAEIRFNPKLKEEGLLDLK, encoded by the coding sequence ATGACTGACATTCCCACCTTATCAGATTTAGAATTCCTGCCTTTTATCAATCCAGAGGGACAACTTCCTGAACAGTTCCAAGGCAAAGTTGGAATTTATGCCATCTTTGATCAAACTCAAACCTTAAGATACATTGGCTTTTCGAGAGATGTGTTTCTGAGTTTGAGACAGCATTTAGTTCGATGCGTTTCCGATTGTTATTGGGTAAAAGTTCAGATTGTCGATCGACCCAGCCGCACAATTCTCGAAACGATCCGTAGCGCTTGGCTGACCGAAAATGGCTCATCACTGGATGATGAATCAAAGTGGACACAACCGATTCAGGTAAAACCCTTGATGACCGATGAAGAGCGATCGGCTTACGAAAAGGCTCCAGACGAACTGACTCAGATCAAAACTCTGAAAAATGTTGCACGTCGCGTCGAGGCTGAAATTATGGCGCAACTGAAAGCGCGAAATGTTCAAGCCGAAATTCGATTTAATCCTAAGCTGAAAGAAGAAGGATTATTGGATTTGAAATAA
- a CDS encoding DEAD/DEAH box helicase (similar to AA sequence:cyanobase_aa:LBDG_52180): MQNPYYRLAPFIQEYIYKQGWQDLRPIQAEACRILFETENHLLIAAGTASGKTEAAFLPVLTLLHENPSRSVGAIYISPIKALINDQFDRLTDLLQFADFPVWAWHGDVAQSRKKKLLSDPQGILQITPESLESLLINKSGEIDRIFGDLRFVIIDEVHAFIGSDRGCQILCQLSRLAKLTGKEPRRIGLSATLGDYSVAESWLQADTSRSVITPKISGAGRKIQLSIEHFYDPGLVVRAKGDARDKVFNPYHLYLFRQTEGKKSLIFANGRTATEEAIAVLREIAQAKRAPDVYHVHHGSISAGLRETAEEAMRDPEKMAVTAATVTFEMGIDLGHLDRVLQLEAPSSVASFLQRLGRSGRRGDTAEMRFICAEDKPTGEEILPEQIPWQLLQSIAIIQLYLEEQWIEPAQTMRYPFSLLYHQTMSTLAALGELSPSAIAQNVLKLPPFKAISQDDFRLFLKHLIEIDHLERTPEGGLIVGIAAEKLINNFKFYAIFPDTEEYLVKHKGKAIGSIIVPPMEGDRFSLAGQTWEVIEVNFKKKAIVVEPSKKSVTSSSWRGTMGEIHSKVLQRMKQVLQETTVYSYLQPGAKQRLQEARDLARSIINNPIHMLDEEFCCIFPWTGTIAFRTLERFLRFYAKDALGFKSIKARSPYFILVRLGKCKVENLENELRSLCDRRLSIEELINADDIPKLQKYDEFIPPELLRKSFVEDYLDLEALRNVF; encoded by the coding sequence ATGCAGAATCCGTATTATCGACTAGCGCCCTTTATTCAAGAGTATATTTACAAACAAGGATGGCAGGATTTACGCCCGATTCAAGCGGAAGCCTGCCGAATTCTATTTGAGACAGAGAATCATTTGCTAATCGCAGCAGGGACAGCATCCGGGAAGACTGAAGCGGCTTTTCTTCCGGTCTTGACTTTACTGCATGAAAATCCATCTCGAAGCGTCGGTGCGATTTATATCAGTCCGATTAAAGCCTTGATTAATGATCAGTTCGATCGATTAACGGATCTCTTACAGTTTGCAGACTTTCCCGTGTGGGCATGGCATGGAGATGTGGCGCAAAGTCGTAAAAAAAAGCTTCTGAGTGACCCGCAAGGAATTCTGCAAATCACCCCTGAATCACTCGAAAGTTTGCTGATTAATAAAAGTGGAGAAATCGATCGTATCTTTGGTGACTTGCGGTTTGTGATTATCGACGAAGTTCATGCGTTTATTGGCAGCGATCGAGGGTGTCAAATTCTCTGTCAACTCTCACGGCTTGCAAAGCTGACAGGAAAGGAACCTCGACGAATTGGCTTATCCGCAACCTTGGGCGATTATTCGGTAGCAGAATCTTGGTTACAGGCGGACACTTCTCGATCTGTCATCACCCCTAAAATTTCAGGAGCGGGGCGAAAAATTCAATTGTCGATCGAACATTTCTATGATCCGGGGTTGGTCGTTCGGGCAAAAGGGGATGCTCGCGACAAGGTTTTCAATCCTTATCATTTGTATTTGTTTCGGCAAACGGAGGGGAAAAAGAGTCTGATTTTTGCGAATGGACGCACGGCGACCGAAGAAGCGATCGCGGTTTTGAGAGAGATTGCACAAGCAAAACGCGCACCGGATGTCTATCACGTTCATCACGGCAGCATTTCCGCAGGCTTACGAGAAACCGCAGAAGAGGCAATGCGCGATCCAGAAAAAATGGCGGTGACAGCGGCAACAGTGACCTTTGAAATGGGGATTGATTTGGGACATCTCGATCGAGTGTTGCAACTCGAAGCACCTTCATCTGTAGCAAGTTTCCTACAACGATTAGGACGATCGGGACGACGAGGAGACACCGCAGAAATGCGATTTATTTGCGCGGAAGATAAGCCAACGGGCGAGGAGATTCTTCCAGAGCAGATTCCTTGGCAATTGTTGCAGTCGATCGCGATTATTCAACTCTATCTAGAAGAGCAATGGATCGAACCTGCTCAAACCATGCGCTATCCGTTTAGTTTGCTTTATCACCAGACGATGAGCACTCTGGCAGCTTTAGGCGAACTGTCACCGAGCGCGATCGCACAAAACGTTCTCAAGCTTCCACCTTTTAAAGCGATTTCACAGGACGATTTCCGATTATTCCTAAAGCATCTAATCGAGATTGATCACCTAGAACGCACTCCAGAAGGCGGTTTGATTGTTGGAATTGCTGCGGAGAAACTAATCAATAACTTCAAGTTTTACGCGATTTTTCCCGACACCGAAGAGTACTTAGTCAAACACAAAGGGAAAGCGATCGGAAGCATTATCGTGCCCCCGATGGAAGGCGATCGCTTCTCGTTAGCAGGTCAAACTTGGGAAGTGATCGAAGTGAATTTCAAGAAGAAAGCGATCGTTGTTGAACCCAGTAAGAAATCAGTCACGTCGAGTTCGTGGCGCGGGACAATGGGCGAAATTCATTCCAAAGTGCTTCAGCGAATGAAACAAGTTTTGCAAGAAACAACCGTTTATTCTTATCTTCAACCGGGTGCAAAACAACGATTACAAGAAGCGAGAGATTTAGCTCGATCGATCATCAACAATCCGATTCACATGCTCGATGAGGAATTTTGCTGTATTTTCCCTTGGACAGGCACGATCGCATTTCGCACATTAGAACGATTTTTGCGATTTTATGCCAAAGATGCCTTGGGATTCAAAAGTATCAAAGCTCGATCGCCCTATTTTATTCTGGTGCGGCTTGGAAAATGTAAGGTTGAGAATTTGGAAAATGAACTGCGATCGTTATGCGATCGACGATTAAGCATCGAAGAATTGATCAATGCTGATGACATTCCAAAATTACAGAAATACGACGAGTTTATTCCACCGGAACTATTAAGAAAGAGCTTTGTTGAGGATTATTTGGATCTTGAGGCATTGAGGAACGTGTTCTGA
- a CDS encoding hypothetical protein (hypothetical protein MicvaDRAFT_4902;~similar to AA sequence:cyanobase_aa:LBDG_34950), with protein MPGVAQPKPAQRPNAEVDRSQLRPFDEVIKDTKPLKGLFTLYQNEKTGRVLLEILPSQIDRNFFAAMTLESGVGERGVYSGLPLGDFLFTLRRVNNGIQFVVPNLFFRADQGIPIERSIQRSFSDSVLETLPIRSIHAERKSFLVELNPLLLSDLPGLMPTLSASLGGSYNLESGSSYFDRIKAFPENVEVESVFAFSGSGNGDSMPTYIETLPDSRAFSLKVRYSLSQLPENSGYRPRLADDRIGYFITAYKDYTTDTSRRPFVRYINRWNLQKKDPSAPLSEPVKPIVFWIENSVPLEYRDAVREGTLLWNQAFEKIGFKNAIEVKQMPDKADWDPADVRYNTIRWFNTNDAIFAMGPSRVNPLTGEILDADIIVSADFTRALKEDYRTLVEQNQMRSAPFVAQLTGNPNLCNYGMAAQAIRKQAKTDEKKSVPRLRFGSHLGNYQDLCFGVDTAKQFAVGNMSMSLMQNVLPSSPEMKAFAQEFMRNLIAHEVGHTLGLRHNFRASSMLKPEELNDTSITQSKGLTGSVMDYAPVNLAPQGTKQGDYFSHVIGPYDEWAIEYGYALLNAKVPQAERRELDKIAQRAPQPELTYATDEDLTYLDPKTNVFDMSGDLLTYTEWQLKNAREMWNRVDQRFPFQGDSFNEVRVAFNAVFDYYFQFSTFLSEYVGGQFFNRFKSGDAQGRLPFEPVPIDQQRRALELIEQYVFSETPFRFSPDFLNKLAPSRWSHWGTNPTANLDYPIHDNILFLQSFVLYSLLDYDRLARLRDSELRTQTGQGMTIPDLFNSLQSSIWGDVINPQDNLKLSGLRRALQRQYMEAMISMMLRQVEVPEDARTVARYEIKQLQKSIDRALRRVNEKEVYTKAHLEEARDRIGKALEAQLQSQ; from the coding sequence ATGCCTGGTGTGGCTCAACCGAAACCCGCTCAACGCCCAAATGCTGAAGTTGATCGATCGCAGCTTCGCCCGTTTGATGAAGTGATCAAGGACACGAAACCCCTCAAAGGCTTGTTCACGCTTTATCAGAACGAGAAAACGGGGAGAGTGCTGCTGGAAATTTTGCCGAGTCAGATCGATCGCAATTTCTTTGCAGCGATGACGCTCGAATCTGGTGTTGGAGAGCGTGGCGTTTATAGTGGTCTGCCGCTGGGCGATTTTCTCTTCACTTTGCGTCGGGTCAACAATGGAATTCAGTTCGTGGTTCCAAATTTGTTCTTCCGAGCGGATCAAGGAATTCCGATCGAGCGATCGATTCAGCGATCGTTTAGTGATTCGGTGCTAGAAACGTTGCCGATTCGCAGTATTCATGCAGAGCGAAAAAGCTTTCTCGTTGAACTCAATCCACTATTGCTGAGTGATTTACCGGGATTGATGCCGACGTTATCAGCCTCATTGGGGGGATCGTACAATCTAGAATCGGGTAGTTCTTACTTCGATCGCATTAAAGCCTTCCCAGAAAACGTCGAAGTTGAATCGGTCTTTGCCTTCAGTGGTAGCGGCAACGGGGATAGTATGCCGACCTATATTGAGACTTTGCCAGATAGTCGAGCCTTCAGCTTGAAAGTGCGCTATAGCTTGTCTCAATTGCCTGAAAACAGTGGGTATCGTCCTCGATTAGCAGACGACCGCATTGGTTACTTTATTACGGCTTACAAAGACTATACGACGGATACTTCTAGACGACCGTTTGTTCGCTACATCAATCGCTGGAACTTGCAGAAAAAAGATCCATCTGCACCCCTTTCTGAACCTGTGAAGCCCATTGTTTTCTGGATTGAGAATAGTGTGCCGTTAGAGTATCGGGATGCAGTTCGCGAAGGTACTTTATTGTGGAATCAGGCGTTTGAAAAGATCGGGTTTAAGAATGCGATCGAGGTTAAACAAATGCCGGATAAAGCCGATTGGGACCCGGCAGATGTCCGTTACAATACCATTCGCTGGTTCAATACGAATGATGCCATTTTTGCAATGGGACCTTCGCGAGTCAATCCGCTCACCGGTGAAATTCTCGATGCGGATATCATTGTTTCCGCTGACTTTACGAGAGCATTGAAAGAAGACTATCGCACCTTAGTCGAACAGAATCAAATGCGATCAGCTCCTTTTGTGGCTCAACTGACTGGGAATCCAAACCTCTGTAACTATGGAATGGCGGCTCAGGCAATTCGCAAACAAGCCAAGACTGATGAGAAGAAATCAGTTCCTCGACTGCGGTTTGGTTCGCATCTAGGGAACTATCAAGACCTTTGTTTTGGGGTTGATACTGCTAAGCAATTTGCAGTAGGTAATATGTCGATGTCTCTGATGCAGAATGTATTACCGAGTAGTCCTGAGATGAAAGCTTTTGCTCAGGAATTTATGCGAAATCTGATTGCTCATGAAGTGGGGCATACATTAGGATTGCGGCATAATTTTCGAGCCAGTTCGATGCTCAAACCTGAAGAGCTAAACGATACTTCGATTACTCAGAGCAAAGGACTAACTGGATCAGTAATGGATTATGCTCCAGTCAATCTAGCACCTCAAGGAACTAAGCAAGGAGACTATTTCTCGCATGTGATTGGTCCTTATGATGAATGGGCGATCGAGTACGGCTACGCGCTTCTCAATGCTAAAGTTCCTCAAGCAGAACGACGCGAACTCGATAAAATTGCTCAACGTGCTCCACAGCCTGAGTTGACTTATGCCACCGATGAAGATCTAACTTACCTTGATCCGAAAACGAATGTTTTTGACATGAGCGGGGATTTGCTGACTTACACAGAGTGGCAGCTAAAGAATGCTCGTGAAATGTGGAATCGCGTTGATCAACGGTTTCCATTCCAAGGGGATAGCTTCAACGAAGTTCGAGTCGCGTTTAATGCCGTGTTTGATTACTACTTCCAGTTTTCAACCTTTTTGAGTGAATACGTTGGGGGACAGTTCTTCAATCGCTTCAAATCTGGGGATGCTCAGGGACGATTGCCGTTTGAACCTGTGCCGATCGATCAACAGCGTCGTGCTCTAGAACTCATTGAACAGTACGTATTCAGCGAAACTCCATTCCGATTTTCACCGGACTTTCTGAATAAGTTAGCCCCTTCTCGCTGGTCACATTGGGGAACGAATCCAACCGCAAATTTAGACTATCCGATTCACGATAACATTCTATTTCTGCAAAGCTTTGTGCTGTACTCACTGCTGGACTACGATCGCTTAGCGCGTTTACGAGATTCAGAACTGAGAACACAAACTGGGCAAGGAATGACCATTCCCGACCTGTTTAACAGTCTGCAATCGAGCATTTGGGGGGATGTGATCAATCCACAGGACAATCTCAAGCTTTCAGGATTGCGTCGTGCCTTACAGCGACAATACATGGAAGCAATGATTTCGATGATGTTGCGCCAGGTCGAAGTTCCTGAAGATGCTCGAACCGTTGCAAGATATGAAATCAAGCAGCTTCAGAAATCAATCGATCGAGCTTTACGTCGAGTGAATGAGAAGGAGGTTTATACCAAGGCGCATCTCGAAGAAGCTCGCGATCGAATTGGAAAAGCATTGGAGGCACAATTACAGTCGCAGTAA
- a CDS encoding hypothetical protein (hypothetical protein Npun_R1544;~similar to AA sequence:cyanobase_aa:LBDG_34680), translating into MSHSNSVQIPACAWKRSIGQGWEKPYTVRYASNLDDGEWHGAPLGGFGAGCIGRSSKGDFNLWHIDGGEHIFESMPACQFSVFEQVGEQSQAYSLTTDQTLENWRSYPKNSGTYAALYPRSWFQYENVFQAQLTCEQFSPIVANNYQETSYPVAVFQWTAHNPTDQPITISIMLTWENMVGWFTNALKSPEIRLRDDGSPVYEYQPRMYESAGNFNQLTGNEQQLAIVMSRAVEQPKEGDGQWAIATSLNPYLWEVFYNTRWNPEDGSELWESFSQDGSLSDRDDETPSTGERIGSAIAVRFTLKPGQTLQIPFVLSWDFPITEFAEGVEYFRRYTDFFGRNGQNAWSIAKTALKHHRTWQEKIQAWQAPILDRTDLQDWFKMALFNELYDLTQGGTLWSAADERDPVGQFAVLECIDYRWYESLDVRLYGSFGLLMLWAELEKSVMRSFARAIPQQDDRTRVIGYYYTIGAESPMALRKVKGATPHDLGAPNEHVWEKTNYTAYQDCNLWKDLGSDFVLQVYRDYLLTGATDTEFLAECWDAIAETLLYLKQFDLDGDGIPENSGAPDQTFDDWRLQGVSAYCGGLWIAALESAIAIGKILDRPIDLYQSWLAQSRTLYQEKLWNGTYYRLDSGSGSDIVMADQLCGQFYARLLNLPDIVPIECAESALKTVYDACFVGFSEKMGVQIGAANGVRPDGSPENPNATHPLEVWTGINFGIAAFLMQMGMKTQAWTLTESVVDQIYSHGLQFRTPEAITAAGTFRASHYLRAMAIWAILLIFDRH; encoded by the coding sequence ATGAGTCACTCAAATTCTGTTCAGATTCCCGCTTGTGCTTGGAAACGTTCGATCGGGCAAGGTTGGGAAAAGCCTTATACGGTGCGCTATGCGAGTAATTTGGATGATGGCGAGTGGCATGGTGCGCCCCTGGGTGGATTTGGGGCGGGATGTATTGGTCGATCGTCAAAAGGTGATTTTAATCTGTGGCACATTGATGGCGGAGAGCATATTTTTGAGTCGATGCCTGCTTGTCAATTTAGTGTGTTTGAACAAGTTGGAGAACAATCACAAGCATATTCGCTGACCACTGATCAAACGTTGGAGAATTGGCGATCGTATCCCAAAAATTCTGGAACTTATGCCGCATTGTATCCGCGTAGTTGGTTTCAGTATGAAAATGTCTTTCAAGCTCAATTAACGTGTGAGCAATTTTCACCGATCGTTGCGAATAACTATCAGGAGACGAGCTATCCGGTTGCAGTCTTTCAATGGACAGCACACAATCCGACTGATCAGCCCATTACGATAAGCATTATGCTGACCTGGGAAAATATGGTCGGATGGTTTACGAATGCGCTGAAATCGCCGGAAATTCGACTTAGAGATGATGGTAGTCCAGTATATGAATATCAGCCGCGAATGTATGAAAGTGCTGGTAACTTCAATCAATTGACTGGTAATGAGCAACAGTTAGCGATCGTGATGTCTCGTGCTGTTGAACAACCAAAAGAAGGCGATGGACAATGGGCGATCGCAACTTCGCTCAATCCGTATCTTTGGGAAGTTTTCTACAACACTCGCTGGAATCCTGAAGACGGATCTGAACTCTGGGAAAGCTTTTCACAGGATGGATCATTGAGCGATCGAGATGATGAAACCCCATCAACCGGAGAACGAATTGGAAGCGCGATCGCAGTTCGTTTTACTCTGAAACCAGGTCAGACTCTACAAATCCCGTTTGTTCTGAGTTGGGACTTTCCGATCACAGAATTTGCTGAAGGTGTTGAGTATTTTCGTCGCTACACGGATTTTTTTGGTCGCAATGGTCAGAATGCTTGGTCGATCGCTAAAACTGCTCTGAAGCATCATCGAACTTGGCAAGAAAAGATTCAAGCTTGGCAAGCTCCGATTCTCGATCGAACAGATCTACAAGATTGGTTCAAGATGGCATTGTTCAATGAACTCTATGATCTTACTCAAGGGGGAACGCTTTGGAGTGCTGCCGATGAGCGCGATCCAGTCGGTCAATTTGCGGTGTTAGAGTGCATTGACTATCGTTGGTATGAAAGCTTAGATGTGCGACTCTATGGTTCGTTTGGATTGTTAATGCTCTGGGCAGAACTAGAAAAATCAGTCATGCGATCGTTTGCTCGTGCGATTCCTCAACAAGACGATCGAACTCGTGTGATTGGCTACTACTATACGATCGGGGCAGAAAGTCCAATGGCGTTGCGGAAAGTCAAAGGCGCGACTCCCCATGATTTAGGTGCACCGAACGAACATGTTTGGGAGAAAACGAACTATACGGCTTATCAAGATTGCAATCTGTGGAAAGACTTAGGATCTGATTTTGTGCTGCAAGTCTATCGGGACTATCTGCTAACAGGTGCAACTGATACCGAATTTTTAGCAGAATGTTGGGACGCGATCGCAGAAACGTTACTCTATCTCAAACAGTTCGATTTAGATGGTGATGGCATTCCCGAAAATTCAGGCGCACCGGATCAAACCTTTGATGATTGGCGATTACAAGGCGTGAGTGCTTACTGTGGAGGACTGTGGATTGCAGCACTCGAAAGCGCGATCGCCATTGGAAAAATTCTCGATCGACCGATTGATCTCTATCAATCTTGGTTAGCTCAATCTCGTACCCTTTATCAAGAGAAACTTTGGAATGGAACTTACTATCGATTAGATAGTGGTAGTGGTTCTGATATTGTCATGGCAGATCAACTCTGTGGACAGTTCTATGCCAGATTGTTGAACTTACCTGATATTGTTCCGATCGAGTGTGCTGAATCTGCTCTGAAGACCGTTTACGATGCCTGCTTTGTGGGATTTAGCGAAAAAATGGGCGTTCAGATTGGAGCCGCAAATGGCGTTCGTCCGGATGGGTCACCCGAAAATCCGAATGCCACTCACCCGTTAGAAGTTTGGACAGGAATTAACTTTGGGATTGCGGCATTTTTAATGCAAATGGGAATGAAAACGCAAGCTTGGACACTCACAGAATCAGTGGTCGATCAGATTTATAGTCACGGATTGCAATTTAGAACACCAGAAGCGATTACGGCAGCAGGAACCTTTCGAGCCAGTCACTACTTAAGAGCAATGGCAATTTGGGCGATTCTTTTAATCTTCGATCGACATTGA